A stretch of the Pseudorasbora parva isolate DD20220531a chromosome 13, ASM2467924v1, whole genome shotgun sequence genome encodes the following:
- the LOC137038384 gene encoding DDB1- and CUL4-associated factor 1, which translates to MASAGGDGAGVDSKAELSSLLEQWEREQQAGSSELLHILTRISDLVERETEEYHKADPDPFDDRHPGRADPECMLGHLLKILFKNDDFMNALVNTYVMSSREVALNTAACRLLLNIMPGLETAVVFQEKEGIVERLFKWAQEAEQPLRIYATGLLAGAMENQDIAANYREENSVLVPLMLQRLRELQDKEVESRRDSKRPSKSLAPMLPLDEETVDGEFRPQMEKPDSASALRSLGRCSAGMKGLMKPAAAVPSELEETDGPVEEGMRNWRKRENGGKVKQKLNFSEPERSLSELSNSSWSEMSPWVIGNNYHLFPLTSGIEQRLILQYLTPLGEYQELLAVFMQLGARELLMHYMDLKQTNDVQLTFEALKYLASLLLHKKFAAEFVAHGGVPKLLEIPRPSMAATGVSLCLYYLAYNQDAMERVCMLPHSLLSEVVNYTLWLLECSHASGCCHATMFFSICFSFRAVLDLFDKQDGLRRLVNLISTLEILNPEDQGALLSDDEIFSSRQTAKHTCMALRRYFEAHLSIKVEQVKQSLQRTEGGALIHPQPYYKACSYTHEQVVEMVEFLIEFGPARLYWEPAEVFHKLSCVHLLLQLISIACDWRTYYGRADTVRYALDILSILTVIPKTQLLLSENVAVLDESGSSISTVGMSIVLVVAEGEVFVNDAEIQKSALQVIINCVCAPDKRVSSIGKFISGTPRRRLPQSHRASESVLAKMWNVVQSNNGIKVLLSLLTIKMPITDADQIRALACKALVGLARSAAVRQIISKLPLFSSGQIQQLMKEPVLQDKRSEHVRFCKFAAELIERVSGKPLLIGTDVSLARLQRANVVAQSRISFPEKELLLLIRNHLLSKGLSDTATALTKEAELPMHALALASIPPFTPVSVSTSPSPAAGIPRTPRLTNGVAARLVGHTPHHPQPRPSTSQAPPPPSPAVSPLIGRIVFSRERPSPCVTAGGKRPKVLRQKSDHGAFIQSPAMKKQLDRHLPSPPSLDSIITEYLREQHARCKNPVTTCPPFSLFTPHQCPEPKQRRQAPTNFTPRHTRRVIYPKYGGVDGGCFDRHLIFSRFRPISVFREAEEDESGFMCCAFSARERFLMLGTCTGQLKLYNVFSGQEEASYSCHSSAITHLEPSRDGSLLLTSASWSYPLSALWGMKSVFIMKHSFLDDHYVEFSKLSQDRVIGTKEHIAHIYDIQTGQKILTLNNPDLANNYKRNCATFNPTDDLVLNDGVMWDVRTAQAIHKFDKFNMNISGVFHPNGLEVIINTEIWDLRTFHLLHTVPALDQCRIVFNNNGTVIYGAMLQADDEDDMMEQQMKSPFGSSFRTFDATDYKPIATIDVKRNIFDLCTDTKDCYLAVIENQDSINMDTVCRLYEVGRQRLAEEEEDEEDQEEDDQDEEDDDDSDDDIDDIDTDPLLAELENENNGEEEEEDGEHDFSPSDDEEVARLLDEEADDDDDDDDDDDDDDDDDDDDDDSDDNERDVELVLANTDSSDNSDLEDDIILALNE; encoded by the exons GAGGGGATTGTGGAGCGCTTGTTTAAATGGGCTCAGGAGGCGGAGCAGCCGCTCAGGATCTACGCCACGGGTCTGCTGGCGGGAGCGATGGAGAACCAGGACATCGCCGCTAACTACCGCGAGGAGAACTCAGTGCTG GTTCCTTTAATGCTGCAGAGACTGAGGGAGCTCCAGGATAAGGAGGTGGAGAGCCGGAGGGACAGCAAGCGTCCGAGCAAGAGTCTGGCTCCAATGCTGCCTCTGGATGAGGAGACTGTGGATGGAGAGTTCAGGCCTCAGATGGAGAAGCCGGACTCCGCCTCCGCCCTGAGGAGCCTGGGGCGGTGCAGCGCGGGGATGAAAGGCCTGATGAAGCCGGCCGCGGCGGTGCCGTCTGAGCTGGAGGAGACGGACGGCCCTGTGGAGGAAGGCATGAGGAACTGGAGGAAGAGGGAGAATGGTGGGAAAGTGAAGCAGAAGCTGAACTTCTCCGAGCCGGAGCGGAGCTTGAGCGAGCTGTCCAACAGCAGCTGGTCTGAGATGAGCCCGTGGGTTATTGGGAATAACTACCACCTGTTCCCGCTCACATCAGGCATAGAGCAGCGGCTCATCCTGCAGTATCTCACTCCGCTGGGAGAGTATCAGGAG TTGCTGGCTGTTTTCATGCAGCTCGGCGCtcgtgagctcctgatgcactACATGGACCTGAAACAGACCAACGACGTCCAGCTCACGTTTGAAGCCCTgaag tATCTTGCATCTCTTCTCCTCCATAAGAAGTTTGCTGCGGAGTTTGTTGCGCATGGAGGCGTGCCGAAGTTGCTGGAGATCCCGCGGCCCTCCATGGCTGCCACCGGCGTCTCTCTGTGCCTATATTACCTCGCATACAACCAGGACGCCATGGAGCGG GTGTGTATGCTGCCGCATTCGCTGCTATCCGAGGTGGTAAACTACACGCTGTGGCTGCTGGAGTGTTCCCACGCCTCCGGATGCTGCCACGCCACCATGTTCTTCTCTATCTGCTTCTCCTTCAGAGCCGTCCTCGATCTCTTCGACAAGCAAGATGGCCTCCGGCGGCTCGTCAACCTG ATTAGCACGTTGGAGATCTTGAACCCGGAGGAccagggggcgctgttgagcgaCGATGAGATCTTCTCCAGCAGACAGACAGCCAAGCACACCTGTATGGCTCTGCGCAGGTACTTCGAGGCTCACCTGAGCATTAAAGTGGAGCAGGTCAAGCAGTCTCTGCAGAGAACGGAGGGAGGAGCGCTGATACACCCACAGCCTTATTACAAG GCTTGCTCCTACACCCATGAGCAGGTGGTGGAGATGGTGGAGTTCCTGATCGAGTTCGGGCCGGCGCGCTTGTACTGGGAGCCTGCAGAAGTCTTTCACAAACTGTCCTGTGTTCATCTGCTTCTGCAGCTCATCTCCATCGCCTGCGACTGGAGGACGTACTACGGCAG GGCCGACACTGTGAGGTACGCTCTGGACATCCTGAGCATTCTGACCGTTATTCCCAAAACTCAGCTTCTGCTGTCGGAGAACGTGGCTGTGCTGGACGAGAGCGGCTCCTCCATCTCCACTGTCG GTATGAGCATCGTGCTGGTCGTCGCAGAGGGTGAAGTGTTTGTAAATGACGCTGAAATCCAGAAGTCGGCCTTGCAGGTGATCATAAACTGCGTCTGCGCTCCAGACAAACGCGTCTCCAGCATTGGCAAGTTCATTTCAGGCACGCCCCGGCGCCGTCTTCCCCAGAGCCATCGGGCCAGCGAGAGCGTCCTAGCCAAGATGTGGAACGTGGTCCAGTCCAACAATGGGATTAAAGTCCTGCTGTCCCTGCTGACCATCAAGATGCCCATTACAGACGCGGATCAGATCCGTGCCCTCGCGTGCAAAGCCCTGGTGGGGTTAGCTCGAAGCGCCGCGGTGAGGCAGATCATCAGCAAGCTTCCTTTATTCAGCAGCGGACAAATCCAGCAGCTCATGAAGGAGCCGGTTTTGCAGGACAAGCGCAGCGAACATGTGCGCTTTTGCAAGTTTGCAGCTGAGCTAATTGAGCGAGTTTCCGGGAAGCCTTTGTTGATTGGTACGGATGTGTCGCTGGCGCGGCTGCAGCGGGCTAATGTCGTGGCACAGTCGCGCATTTCCTTCCCAGAGaaggagcttctgctgctgatTCGGAACCATCTTCTATCTAAAGGTCTGTCAGATACGGCCACAGCGCTCACGAAAGAAGCCGAGCTGCCCATGCACGCTCTAGCCCTCGCTAGCATCCCGCCGTTTACTCCAGTTTCCGTCTCCACGTCTCCGTCTCCGGCCGCCGGAATCCCACGGACTCCTCGGCTCACCAATGGAGTCGCGGCTCGCCTGGTTGGCCACACGCCTCATCACCCACAGCCACGCCCCTCCACCTCACAAGCTCCGCCCCCGCCGTCCCCCGCCGTCTCGCCTCTGATTGGGCGGATCGTGTTCTCGCGGGAGCGGCCGTCGCCGTGTGTCACTGCCGGAGGGAAGAGGCCAAAAGTCTTGAGGCAGAAATCGGATCATGGCGCTTTCATCCAGAGTCCGGCCATGAAGAAGCAACTGGACAGACATCTGCCCTCTCCGCCCTCTCTAGACAG CATCATAACGGAGTATTTGCGCGAGCAGCACGCGCGCTGCAAGAACCCGGTGACGACGTGTCCTCCCTTCAGCCTCTTCACGCCGCACCAGTGTCCGGAGCCCAAACAGAGACGGCAGGCGCCAACCAACTTCACCCCGAGGCACACGCGCCGGGTCATCTATCCTAAATACGGCGGCGTTGATGGAGGCTGCTTTGACCGGCATCTCATCTTCAGCAG gtttCGCCCGATCTCGGTGTTCAGGGAGGCTGAGGAGGATGAGAGCGGCTTCATGTGCTGTGCCTTCTCCGCTCGAGAGCGCTTCCTAATGTTGGGCACCTGCACCGGCCAACTCAAACTCTACAACGTGTTCAGTGGACAGGAGGAGGCCAGCTACAGCTGTCACAGCTCCGCCATCACACACCTCGAGCCCTCCAGa GACGGCTCCCTGCTGTTGACGTCGGCCTCCTGGAGCTATCCGTTATCAGCGCTGTGGGGGATGAAGTCTGTGTTCATCATGAA GCACTCATTCCTGGATGATCATTATGTGGAGTTCAGCAAACTCTCTCAGGACAGAGTCATAGGAACAAAGGAACACATCGCACAT ATATATGACATTCAGACCGGGCAGAAAATCCTGACGCTCAATAACCCCGACCTGGCCAACAACTACAAGCGCAACTGTGCCACCTTTAACCCCACGGACGACCTTGTGCTGAATGATGGGGTCATGTGGGACGTCCGCACGGCTCAGGCCATCCATAAGTTTGACAAGTTCAACATGAACATCAGTGGCGTTTTCCATCCCAACGGACTGGAGGTCATCATCAACACTGAGATC TGGGATTTGAGGACGTTCCATCTTCTTCACACCGTCCCAGCGCTCGATCAGTGCAGGATTGTTTTCAACAACAACGGGACCGTCATTTACGGAG CCATGTTGCAGGCTGACGATGAGGATGATATGATGGAGCAGCAGATGAAGAGTCCATTCGGATCCTCCTTCAGGACCTTCGATGCCACCGACTATAAACCCATCG CCACCATTGACGTGAAGAGGAACATCTTTGACCTGTGCACAGACACGAAAGACTGCTATCTGGCGGTCATTGAG AATCAGGACTCGATAAATATGGACACTGTGTGTCGGCTGTATGAAGTCGGTCGCCAAAGACTCGCtgaggaggaagaggatgaGGAAGATCAG GAGGAGGACGATCAGGATGAAGAGGATGATGATGACTCTGATGATGACATCGATGACATCGACACTGACCCGCTATTGGCCGAGCTGGAGAATGAGAATAAcggggaggaagaggaggaggatggAGAGCACGACTTCTCTCCATCTGATGATGAAGAGGTGGCTCGTCTTCTGGATGAAGAGGCTGATGATGACGACGACGATGATgacgacgatgatgatgatgatgacgacgatgatgatgatgatgattctGATGACAATGAGCGAGATGTGGAGCTCGTGTTAGCCAACA CAGACAGCTCTGATAACTCGGACCTGGAAGACGACATCATCCTTGCCCTGAATGAGTGA